In Vibrio gangliei, a single window of DNA contains:
- the pflB gene encoding formate C-acetyltransferase, giving the protein MAEQFAKAWEGFANGNWQNEVNVRDFIQKNYTPYEGDESFLVSEGTEATKTLWAQVMEGIKQENKTLAPVDFDTSVISTITAHDAGYINKDLETIVGLQTEAPLKRAIIPNGGIRMVEGSCKAYGRTLDPEISKIYSEYRKTHNQGVFDIYTPDIMKCRKSGVLTGLPDAYGRGRIIGDYRRVALYGIDFLMKDKFAQFTSLQERFENGEDLTATMQLREEIAEQHRALGQIKEMAAKYGYDIGRPAETAQEAIQWTYFGYLAAVKSQNGAAMSLGRTSSFLDIYVERDIAAGRITEEQAQEMIDHFVMKLRMVRFLRTPEYDELFSGDPIWATESMGGMGLDGRTLVTRTNFRFLNSLYTMGPSPEPNITVLWSEQLPAGFKHFCAKVSIDTSSIQYENDDLMRPDLQSDDYAIACCVSPMVVGKQMQFFGARANLAKTMLYTINGGIDEKLKIQVGPKMDKIAGEYLDYNELWVKMDHFMDWLAKQYVTALNAIHYMHDKYSYEASLMALHDRDVRRTMACGIAGLSVAADSLSAIKYAKVKPIRDEDGLAIDFEIEGDYPKFGNNDPRVDDIACELVSVFMGKIRKLKTYRDATPTQSILTITSNVVYGKKTGNTPDGRRAGTPFAPGANPMHGRDEKGAVASLTSVAKLPFADAQDGISYTFSIVPNALGKTDEAKKANLAGLMDGYFHHEAGVEGGQHLNVNVLNRETLEDAVKHPEKYPQLTIRVSGYAVRFNSLTTEQQQDVIARTFTESL; this is encoded by the coding sequence ATGGCAGAGCAATTTGCTAAAGCTTGGGAAGGTTTTGCTAACGGTAATTGGCAAAACGAAGTAAACGTTCGTGATTTCATTCAAAAGAACTACACACCGTATGAAGGTGATGAATCTTTCCTAGTTTCTGAGGGTACTGAAGCAACGAAAACGCTTTGGGCTCAAGTAATGGAAGGCATCAAGCAAGAAAACAAAACTCTTGCTCCCGTTGATTTCGATACTTCTGTTATTTCTACCATCACTGCACACGATGCAGGTTACATCAACAAAGATCTAGAAACTATCGTTGGTCTTCAAACTGAAGCGCCACTAAAACGTGCGATCATCCCTAACGGTGGTATTCGCATGGTTGAAGGTTCTTGTAAAGCATACGGCCGCACGCTAGACCCAGAAATCTCTAAAATCTACTCTGAGTACCGCAAAACACACAACCAAGGTGTTTTCGATATCTATACTCCAGACATCATGAAATGTCGTAAATCTGGCGTATTGACTGGTCTTCCAGATGCTTACGGCCGCGGTCGTATCATCGGTGACTACCGTCGCGTAGCGCTATACGGTATTGATTTCTTGATGAAAGATAAATTCGCTCAATTCACGTCTCTACAAGAGCGTTTCGAAAACGGCGAAGACCTAACTGCAACAATGCAACTTCGTGAAGAAATCGCAGAGCAACACCGTGCTCTTGGCCAAATCAAAGAAATGGCTGCGAAATACGGTTATGACATCGGTCGCCCTGCTGAAACTGCACAAGAAGCTATCCAATGGACTTACTTCGGTTACCTAGCGGCTGTTAAGTCTCAAAACGGTGCTGCAATGTCTCTTGGCCGTACTTCAAGCTTCCTAGATATCTACGTAGAACGTGATATCGCTGCTGGTCGCATCACTGAAGAACAAGCTCAAGAAATGATCGACCACTTCGTAATGAAACTACGTATGGTTCGTTTCCTACGTACTCCTGAATACGATGAGTTGTTCTCTGGTGACCCAATCTGGGCGACAGAATCAATGGGTGGTATGGGTCTTGACGGACGTACACTAGTAACTCGTACTAACTTCCGTTTCCTAAACAGCCTATACACAATGGGTCCAAGCCCAGAGCCAAACATCACTGTTCTTTGGTCTGAGCAACTACCTGCTGGCTTCAAGCACTTCTGTGCAAAAGTATCTATCGACACTTCATCTATCCAGTATGAAAACGATGATCTAATGCGCCCTGACCTTCAATCTGATGACTACGCAATCGCATGTTGTGTATCTCCAATGGTTGTTGGTAAACAAATGCAGTTCTTCGGTGCTCGTGCGAACTTAGCAAAAACAATGCTATACACCATCAACGGTGGTATCGATGAAAAACTGAAAATCCAAGTTGGTCCTAAAATGGACAAAATCGCAGGTGAATACCTAGATTACAACGAGTTGTGGGTAAAAATGGACCACTTCATGGATTGGTTAGCAAAACAATACGTGACTGCGCTAAACGCAATCCACTACATGCACGACAAATACAGCTACGAAGCGTCTCTAATGGCTCTTCATGACCGTGACGTACGTCGTACAATGGCTTGTGGTATCGCAGGTCTATCGGTTGCAGCTGACTCACTATCTGCAATCAAATACGCTAAAGTTAAGCCAATTCGTGACGAAGACGGCCTAGCGATCGATTTCGAAATCGAAGGCGATTACCCTAAATTTGGTAACAACGACCCACGCGTTGATGATATCGCATGTGAACTTGTTTCTGTATTCATGGGCAAAATCCGTAAGCTTAAGACTTACCGTGATGCGACTCCTACTCAGTCTATCCTTACTATCACTTCAAACGTGGTATATGGTAAGAAAACGGGTAACACGCCAGACGGTCGTCGCGCTGGTACACCATTCGCTCCAGGTGCTAACCCAATGCACGGTCGCGATGAGAAAGGTGCTGTAGCTTCTCTAACTTCAGTAGCGAAACTACCGTTTGCTGATGCACAAGATGGTATCTCTTACACCTTCTCTATCGTACCTAACGCTCTAGGTAAGACTGACGAAGCGAAGAAAGCGAACCTTGCTGGCCTAATGGATGGTTACTTCCACCACGAGGCAGGCGTTGAAGGTGGCCAACACCTAAACGTAAACGTTCTTAACCGTGAAACGCTAGAAGACGCTGTTAAGCACCCAGAGAAATACCCTCAGCTAACTATCCGTGTATCGGGTTACGCTGTACGTTTCAACTCTCTGACTACAGAACAGCAACAAGACGTTATCGCACGTACTTTCACTGAATCTCTATAA
- the pflA gene encoding pyruvate formate lyase 1-activating protein encodes MSTIGRIHSYESCGTVDGPGIRFIVFMQGCLMRCMYCHNRDTWDTHGGKEVTVDEIINEAKSYRHFMNASGGGITCSGGEAMLQPEFVRDLFRAAQAEGIHTCLDTNGYIRKHTDVIDEVLDATDLVMLDIKHMKDEIHHDFIGVSNRRTLDFARYLHKIGQKTWLRYVIVPGYTDDLEAAEMLGEFIKDMDNIEKVELLPYHKLGAHKWEALGHDYPLEGVNPPSKETMEKVVSVLSKYHDNVMF; translated from the coding sequence ATGTCTACTATTGGTCGTATTCACTCTTATGAATCTTGTGGCACTGTTGATGGCCCAGGTATTCGTTTCATCGTTTTCATGCAAGGCTGCTTAATGCGTTGTATGTATTGTCATAACCGCGACACGTGGGATACCCATGGCGGCAAAGAGGTGACCGTAGATGAGATCATTAACGAAGCGAAGTCTTATCGTCACTTCATGAACGCTTCAGGTGGCGGCATCACTTGCTCTGGTGGTGAAGCCATGCTTCAACCGGAATTTGTGCGCGACCTATTCCGCGCCGCACAGGCCGAAGGCATCCACACTTGCCTAGATACTAATGGTTACATTCGCAAACACACGGATGTCATTGATGAAGTGCTTGATGCTACCGATTTAGTTATGCTCGACATCAAACACATGAAAGATGAAATTCACCATGACTTTATTGGGGTATCCAACCGTCGCACACTCGATTTCGCGCGTTACCTTCACAAAATTGGTCAAAAAACATGGCTACGTTACGTAATCGTACCTGGCTATACTGATGACCTCGAAGCGGCAGAAATGCTAGGTGAATTCATTAAAGATATGGATAACATCGAAAAAGTTGAGCTATTGCCTTATCACAAACTTGGTGCCCATAAATGGGAGGCACTTGGTCACGATTATCCTCTGGAAGGTGTGAATCCACCATCAAAAGAAACGATGGAAAAAGTGGTTTCTGTACTAAGCAAATACCACGATAACGTGATGTTTTAA
- a CDS encoding YfbU family protein, translated as MEMTHAQRLILSNQYRLMASLEPSEAKKFKRLQTIVERGYGLQMRELDKNFGYMEEEACREIIDIMEMYHAMQESNNMLSDADKANVDQRRLQFLGFDIATEHQAMNYVRFLVDSEGLYPQFDKADHHFNAQMPMIDKYRRMLNTWRNCPRQYHLSATELTQIFNA; from the coding sequence ATGGAAATGACACATGCACAGCGTTTGATCCTTTCAAACCAATACCGCCTAATGGCAAGCCTTGAGCCAAGTGAAGCTAAGAAATTTAAACGCCTGCAAACCATCGTAGAACGTGGTTACGGTCTGCAAATGCGTGAATTAGATAAAAACTTTGGTTACATGGAAGAAGAAGCATGCCGTGAAATCATCGACATCATGGAAATGTACCATGCAATGCAAGAATCTAATAACATGCTGTCAGATGCAGACAAAGCCAATGTTGACCAACGTCGCCTACAGTTCCTAGGCTTTGATATTGCTACCGAACACCAAGCTATGAATTACGTTCGTTTCTTGGTCGATTCAGAAGGCTTATACCCTCAGTTTGATAAAGCAGACCATCACTTCAACGCGCAAATGCCAATGATTGATAAATATCGCCGTATGCTAAACACTTGGCGTAACTGCCCACGTCAATATCACCTTTCTGCTACGGAATTAACGCAGATTTTTAATGCTTAA
- a CDS encoding PrkA family serine protein kinase translates to MSIFDHYQSRYEAAKDEELSLQEFLTLCHQDKSAYANAAERLLMAIGEPEVIDTSKHPRLSRIFSNRVISRYKTFEHFYGMEDAIEQIVSYLKHAAQGLEERKQILYLLGPVGGGKSSLAEKLKALMQQMPIYVLSANGVRSPVNDHPFCLFNVEEDGALLKSEYGIDPRYLRSIMSPWAAKRLKEFGGDITKFKVVKVRPSILNQVAIAKTEPGDENNQDISSLVGKVDIRKLEHFSQDDPDAYSYSGALCRANQGVMEFVEMFKAPIKVLHPLLTATQEGNYNGTEGLSALPFEGMILAHSNESEWQTFRHNKNNEAFLDRVYIVKVPYCLRVSEEKKIYKKLLLNSELSEAPCSPSTLDILAQFSILSRLKEPENSSIFSKMRVYDGETLKDTDPKAKSYQEYRDYAGVDEGMSGLSTRFAFKILSRVFNFDQTEVAANPVHLFYVIEQQVEREQFPQETAERYLEYLKGYLVPKYVEFIGKEIQTAYLESYSEYGQNIFDRYVTYADFWIQDQEYRDPETGQLFDRSALNEELEKIEKTAGISNPKDFRNEIVNFVLRARANNNGQNPVWTSYEKLRTVIEKKMFSNTEELLPVISFNAKTSHDDQKKHDNFVARMMEKGYTKKQVRLLAEWYLRVRKSS, encoded by the coding sequence ATGAGTATTTTTGACCACTACCAATCACGCTACGAAGCCGCTAAAGATGAAGAATTGTCTCTGCAAGAGTTTCTTACGTTATGCCATCAGGACAAAAGTGCTTACGCCAATGCGGCCGAACGGCTACTCATGGCCATTGGTGAACCAGAAGTAATCGATACTTCTAAACACCCGAGGTTAAGCCGGATTTTCTCTAACCGTGTCATTTCACGTTATAAAACATTCGAACACTTTTATGGCATGGAAGATGCGATAGAACAAATCGTGTCTTACTTAAAACATGCCGCACAAGGTTTAGAAGAGCGCAAACAAATTCTCTATCTACTAGGCCCTGTGGGTGGTGGTAAGTCATCATTAGCTGAAAAACTGAAAGCCTTAATGCAACAAATGCCCATTTATGTCCTTTCTGCTAATGGGGTACGTAGCCCAGTCAATGATCACCCATTCTGCCTATTTAACGTGGAAGAAGATGGTGCTCTGCTCAAAAGTGAATATGGTATCGACCCTCGTTACTTACGTTCCATCATGTCGCCTTGGGCCGCCAAACGTTTAAAAGAATTTGGTGGTGACATTACTAAATTCAAAGTGGTCAAAGTACGCCCGTCCATTCTCAACCAGGTTGCTATTGCTAAAACCGAACCGGGTGATGAAAACAACCAAGACATTTCTTCTTTGGTCGGTAAAGTTGATATTCGTAAGCTGGAGCATTTCTCACAAGATGACCCCGATGCCTACAGCTACTCTGGTGCGCTTTGTCGTGCTAACCAAGGTGTGATGGAATTTGTGGAGATGTTTAAAGCGCCGATTAAAGTATTACACCCACTATTAACAGCCACTCAAGAAGGTAACTACAACGGTACCGAGGGGCTTTCTGCTCTTCCATTTGAAGGCATGATCCTAGCGCACTCTAATGAATCTGAGTGGCAGACCTTCCGTCACAACAAAAACAACGAAGCCTTTTTAGACCGGGTTTACATTGTCAAAGTGCCCTATTGTTTACGCGTATCGGAAGAGAAAAAAATCTACAAAAAACTATTACTTAACAGTGAATTATCCGAAGCGCCATGTTCACCAAGCACGCTCGATATTTTGGCACAATTCAGTATCTTGTCTCGCTTAAAAGAGCCTGAAAATTCGTCCATTTTCTCCAAAATGCGCGTTTATGATGGCGAAACATTAAAAGACACCGATCCTAAAGCCAAAAGCTATCAGGAATATCGCGATTACGCGGGCGTTGATGAAGGTATGTCCGGTTTATCAACCCGCTTTGCCTTTAAAATTTTGTCTCGCGTGTTTAACTTCGATCAAACGGAGGTGGCGGCAAACCCTGTCCATTTGTTCTATGTAATTGAGCAACAAGTCGAGCGCGAACAATTTCCTCAAGAGACCGCTGAACGCTATCTTGAATATTTGAAAGGTTATCTAGTACCAAAATATGTGGAATTTATTGGTAAAGAAATCCAAACCGCCTACTTAGAATCCTATTCTGAATATGGGCAAAATATCTTTGACCGTTATGTCACCTACGCGGATTTTTGGATTCAAGACCAAGAATATCGCGACCCAGAAACGGGCCAATTATTCGACCGCTCTGCCCTAAATGAAGAACTAGAAAAGATTGAGAAAACCGCAGGGATCAGTAACCCGAAAGACTTCCGTAATGAGATTGTGAACTTTGTTCTTCGTGCTCGCGCTAATAACAATGGACAAAACCCAGTATGGACCAGCTACGAGAAACTTCGCACTGTTATCGAGAAGAAAATGTTCTCCAATACCGAAGAGCTACTGCCGGTTATTTCATTTAATGCAAAAACCTCGCACGATGATCAAAAGAAACACGACAACTTTGTGGCGCGCATGATGGAGAAAGGTTACACCAAGAAACAAGTTCGTTTACTTGCAGAGTGGTATTTGCGTGTACGTAAGTCCTCATAG
- a CDS encoding YeaH/YhbH family protein: MVQFIDRRLNGKNKSTVNRQRFIRRNKEQIKKSVAEAVKKRSITNTETGEDVTIPNQDITEPTFHQGKGGTKERVHPGNDQFTTGDKIDRPPAGGSGGGSGQGDASNDGEGQDDFIFQISKDEYLDILFEDLALPNLKKNQVNKITEWKSHRSGYQTAGIPSNIAIVRSLQQSLARRTAMTAAKRKHLRDLESLLDEIQMSEPAQPLEETRIKAEIAELREKIASVPFIDTFDLRYKNYERKPIPSSQAVMFCLMDVSGSMDQPTKDIAKRFYVLLYLFLTRTYENVEVVFIRHHTQAKEVDEHEFFYSQETGGTIVSSALKLMSDIVRDRYPTNEWNIYAAQASDGDNWADDSPRCKDLLVKNLLPYCQYYSYIEITKRAHQTLWREYERIDEAYENFAMKNIQSVDDIFPIFRELFQKQAQS, encoded by the coding sequence ATGGTACAATTTATCGACCGACGTTTGAATGGGAAAAATAAGAGTACCGTCAACCGGCAGCGGTTTATTCGTCGAAATAAAGAGCAGATCAAAAAGTCTGTCGCAGAAGCCGTTAAAAAACGTTCTATCACCAATACTGAAACCGGTGAAGATGTCACGATTCCCAATCAAGACATTACTGAGCCAACATTTCATCAAGGCAAAGGCGGCACTAAAGAACGCGTGCATCCAGGCAATGATCAATTCACCACTGGAGATAAAATCGATCGCCCACCAGCAGGCGGTTCTGGTGGTGGCTCGGGTCAAGGTGATGCCAGTAATGATGGCGAAGGACAAGATGACTTTATTTTTCAAATTTCAAAAGATGAATACTTAGATATTCTGTTTGAAGATCTTGCGCTACCTAATTTGAAGAAAAACCAAGTCAATAAAATTACCGAGTGGAAATCCCACCGTTCGGGCTATCAAACTGCCGGTATTCCATCAAACATAGCAATTGTGCGTTCATTACAACAGTCACTCGCTCGACGCACAGCAATGACGGCCGCAAAGCGTAAACATTTACGTGATCTTGAAAGCCTACTTGATGAAATTCAAATGTCGGAGCCTGCGCAACCACTTGAAGAAACACGTATAAAAGCCGAGATCGCGGAACTTCGCGAAAAAATTGCCAGCGTGCCATTTATCGACACCTTTGACCTACGTTATAAAAACTACGAGCGTAAACCGATTCCATCGAGCCAAGCAGTGATGTTCTGTTTGATGGATGTCTCAGGTTCAATGGACCAGCCTACCAAAGACATCGCTAAGCGTTTCTACGTTCTGCTTTATTTATTCTTAACTCGTACCTATGAAAATGTCGAAGTGGTATTTATTCGTCACCACACACAGGCAAAAGAGGTGGATGAGCACGAGTTCTTCTATTCTCAAGAGACAGGTGGCACCATTGTTTCCAGTGCCTTAAAACTCATGAGCGATATCGTTAGAGACCGCTACCCCACTAACGAATGGAATATCTATGCAGCGCAAGCCTCTGATGGTGATAACTGGGCTGACGATTCTCCCCGCTGTAAAGATCTATTAGTCAAAAACCTATTACCTTATTGCCAATATTATTCGTACATCGAAATCACCAAACGTGCACACCAAACCTTATGGCGTGAATATGAAAGAATCGATGAAGCCTACGAAAACTTTGCCATGAAAAACATTCAATCTGTGGATGATATTTTCCCAATTTTCCGCGAGCTCTTTCAAAAGCAAGCTCAATCTTGA
- a CDS encoding SpoVR family protein — translation MVTKTQDTIEREQHHPGYPLPTGPDWTFDLLELYHTEIKRVAEHYRLDTYPNQIEVITAEQMMDAYSSIGMPINYNHWSFGKRFIQTEQNYKHGHMGLAYEIVINSNPCIAYLMEENTITMQALVMAHACYGHNSFFKGNYLFQSWTDASSIIDYLLFAKHYITQCEEKYGIAEVEKILDSCHALMNYGVDRYKRPEKISILEEKARQESREAYLQSQVNELWRTVPKSKQDEHHDSQRFPSEPQENLLYFIEKHAPLLEPWQREVVRIVRKVSQYFYPQKQTQVMNEGWATFWHYTILNHLYDEGVVTDSFILEFLHSHTSVVAQPEYNSKYYSGINPYALGFAMFQDIRRICEHPTDEDKEWFPEIAGSNWLDTLHFAMHNFKDESFISQYLSPKVIRDFRLFSVLDDDRKNYVEISAIHNETGYQAIREKLASQYNLSNLEPNIQVWNVNVRGDRSLTLQHIPQDRIPLNNSYPEVLKHLHRLWGFDVILEEVKDSGRREILATCPPTPSQHHGHGIS, via the coding sequence ATGGTCACAAAAACACAAGATACCATTGAGCGAGAACAACACCATCCAGGCTACCCATTACCGACAGGCCCGGATTGGACATTTGATTTATTAGAGCTTTACCACACTGAAATTAAACGTGTGGCCGAACATTATCGCTTAGATACGTATCCAAATCAGATTGAAGTGATTACCGCAGAACAAATGATGGATGCCTATTCCAGTATCGGCATGCCCATCAATTACAACCATTGGTCTTTCGGTAAACGTTTCATTCAAACGGAACAAAATTACAAACATGGTCACATGGGGCTAGCCTACGAAATTGTCATCAACTCCAACCCATGTATTGCCTATCTCATGGAAGAAAACACCATCACCATGCAAGCGCTTGTTATGGCGCACGCTTGTTATGGGCATAATTCATTCTTTAAAGGCAACTATCTATTCCAGTCATGGACTGATGCCAGCTCGATTATTGACTACTTATTGTTTGCTAAACATTACATCACTCAATGTGAAGAAAAATACGGAATAGCTGAAGTGGAAAAAATTCTCGATTCTTGCCATGCCTTAATGAATTACGGCGTCGATCGTTACAAGCGACCAGAAAAGATTTCGATTTTAGAAGAAAAAGCACGGCAAGAATCTCGTGAGGCTTATCTGCAATCACAAGTGAATGAATTGTGGCGAACCGTGCCTAAATCTAAGCAAGATGAGCATCATGACAGCCAACGTTTTCCAAGCGAACCACAAGAAAACCTGTTGTATTTCATCGAAAAACACGCCCCACTGCTAGAGCCATGGCAACGTGAAGTGGTTCGTATTGTTCGTAAAGTCAGCCAGTACTTTTACCCACAAAAACAAACCCAAGTCATGAATGAAGGCTGGGCGACTTTCTGGCACTACACCATTTTGAACCATCTATATGATGAAGGCGTCGTAACGGATTCTTTCATATTGGAGTTTCTACACAGCCACACCAGCGTAGTTGCACAACCTGAATACAACAGTAAGTATTACAGCGGCATCAACCCTTATGCACTCGGGTTCGCCATGTTCCAAGATATTCGCCGCATCTGTGAACACCCGACCGATGAAGACAAAGAATGGTTTCCCGAAATCGCTGGCAGTAATTGGCTCGACACCTTGCACTTCGCCATGCATAACTTCAAAGATGAAAGCTTTATCAGCCAATATTTATCCCCCAAAGTTATCCGTGATTTCAGGTTATTTTCGGTCTTAGATGATGATAGAAAAAATTATGTTGAAATCAGTGCCATTCATAACGAAACCGGCTACCAAGCGATTCGTGAAAAATTGGCCTCTCAATACAACCTCAGTAATTTAGAGCCGAATATTCAAGTGTGGAATGTGAATGTACGTGGCGACCGCTCACTCACCTTGCAACATATTCCGCAAGATAGGATCCCACTTAACAACAGTTACCCTGAAGTACTGAAACATTTACACCGCTTATGGGGGTTTGATGTGATTTTGGAAGAGGTAAAAGATTCTGGCCGACGTGAAATCCTCGCGACCTGCCCACCAACGCCATCACAACATCATGGACATGGGATTTCTTAG
- a CDS encoding GNAT family N-acetyltransferase, which produces MITYQNTIDLAASANLTYLNMRSYYEHYAVDWESSKIEEQIRELTNIDILFDGEIAGAIRLAFDDESCYIRDLQVSQKHQNQGIGAAALSECERLATESGFNKLTLRVFRISPAFNLYKRSGFVVDSDDDRFYWMSKTISE; this is translated from the coding sequence ATGATTACGTATCAAAATACAATAGATTTAGCAGCTTCAGCCAATCTCACTTACTTAAATATGCGTTCATATTATGAGCATTATGCGGTTGATTGGGAGAGTTCGAAAATCGAAGAGCAAATCCGTGAACTGACGAATATCGATATCTTATTTGATGGTGAAATTGCTGGAGCGATTAGATTAGCCTTTGATGATGAGAGCTGTTATATCCGTGATTTGCAGGTGAGTCAGAAACATCAAAATCAAGGTATTGGCGCTGCGGCTTTGTCTGAATGCGAACGGTTAGCTACGGAGTCTGGTTTCAACAAGCTAACATTGCGTGTATTTAGAATCAGTCCTGCATTTAATCTTTATAAAAGATCGGGTTTTGTGGTTGATAGTGATGACGATAGGTTCTATTGGATGTCGAAAACGATCTCTGAATAA
- a CDS encoding PhzF family phenazine biosynthesis protein: MKMDIFVVDAFTDQQFKGNSAAVVPVAEWLSEDLMQNIAVENNLSETAFIKNIGENRYEIRWFSPLTEIDFCGHATLASAYVLFNELGIEDQIEFITREVGNLTVIRNANNEIQMTFPNQKPDIVSAIPSQLLDGLSNRPIEVLKNRQAYFAVYDNEQEVLDISYDAEQLKQLAPFDVVVTAKSDHYDFVSRYFWPANGGEEDPVTGSIHSGLAPYWAEKLDKVELLAYQASRRGGTLKCHVSGDSVVISGKGVLYLKGSIDV; the protein is encoded by the coding sequence GTGAAAATGGATATATTTGTTGTTGATGCATTTACCGATCAACAGTTTAAAGGTAACTCTGCTGCTGTTGTTCCGGTCGCTGAATGGCTATCTGAAGATTTAATGCAGAATATCGCGGTTGAAAATAACCTATCAGAAACCGCTTTTATCAAAAATATTGGTGAGAATCGATATGAAATTCGCTGGTTTTCACCATTAACTGAAATCGATTTTTGTGGTCATGCGACTTTGGCGTCTGCCTATGTGCTATTTAACGAGTTGGGTATTGAAGACCAGATTGAGTTCATTACTCGTGAAGTGGGCAACCTAACCGTTATTCGTAATGCCAACAATGAAATTCAAATGACGTTCCCAAATCAGAAACCAGATATCGTCTCTGCCATTCCGTCTCAACTTCTCGATGGGCTTTCAAATAGACCCATCGAAGTGCTCAAAAACAGGCAAGCGTATTTTGCCGTTTATGATAATGAGCAAGAGGTTTTGGATATATCCTATGATGCAGAACAGTTAAAACAACTTGCACCTTTCGATGTCGTGGTTACGGCTAAATCTGACCATTATGATTTTGTTTCTCGTTATTTTTGGCCAGCCAATGGGGGCGAAGAAGATCCGGTGACAGGTTCTATTCATTCAGGTTTAGCACCGTATTGGGCTGAAAAACTGGATAAAGTGGAGCTACTTGCCTATCAAGCATCAAGGCGAGGCGGAACGTTAAAATGTCACGTCTCTGGAGACAGTGTTGTTATTTCAGGAAAAGGGGTTTTGTATCTTAAAGGTTCTATTGACGTGTGA
- a CDS encoding type II toxin-antitoxin system TacA family antitoxin, which produces MATTRLDIRLDEEIKAKAEKATALLGLKSLNEYVVRLMDEDATHVIKEYETIVVKARVFDEFMIACDKAKAPNQALLDAAKFTDASGISEFGERVRW; this is translated from the coding sequence ATGGCAACAACACGTTTAGATATTCGCCTTGATGAAGAGATTAAGGCAAAAGCTGAAAAAGCAACAGCTTTACTTGGTTTAAAAAGTCTCAATGAGTATGTAGTTAGACTTATGGATGAAGATGCAACTCATGTCATTAAAGAGTATGAAACTATTGTGGTTAAAGCCCGAGTTTTTGACGAATTTATGATTGCATGTGATAAAGCAAAAGCGCCGAACCAGGCTCTGCTTGACGCTGCCAAATTCACAGACGCGAGTGGCATAAGTGAGTTTGGGGAAAGGGTTCGTTGGTAG